One window from the genome of Diceros bicornis minor isolate mBicDic1 chromosome 1, mDicBic1.mat.cur, whole genome shotgun sequence encodes:
- the LOC131406350 gene encoding protocadherin alpha-1-like, whose protein sequence is MLFSRRGGKGARRLLLSLLLLAAWKAGSGQVHYSVSEEAKHGTFVGRIAQDLGLELAELVPRLFRVASKGRGDLLEVNLQNGILFVNSRIDREELCGRSLECSIHLEVIVERPLQVFHVEVEVKDVNDNQPVFREREQRFFIPESRLLDSRFPIEGAADADIGTNALLTYTLSPSDYFSLDVQASDELSKSLSLELRKSLDREETAELHLLLTATDGGKPELEGTVQLLITVLDVNDNAPLFSQALYRVHLSETTAKGTLVTILNASDADEGVNGEIVFSFGSDVPLNVQKNFKIDSSSGEIRLIGRLDYEETKSYEIQVKAVDKGSPPMSNHCKVLVKVLDVNDNAPELAVTSLSLPVREDAPLSTVVAFMSVSDRDSGANGQVTCTLTPHVPFKLMSTFKNYYSLVLDSALDRESTANYEVVVTARDGGSPSLSATASVSVEVADVNDNAPAFAQPEYTVFVKENNPPGCHIFTVSARDADAQENARVSYSLVERRVGERALSSYVSVHAESGKVYALQPLDHEELELLQFQVSARDAGVPPLGSNVTLQVFVLDENDNAPALLPPGAGGGGGAVSELVARSVGTGHVVAKVRAVDADSGYNAWLSYELQPAASRARSPFRVGLYTGEISTTRALDEADLPRQRLLVLVKDHGEPALTATATVLLSLVESRQALKTSSRSPGGAASAETALVDVNVYLIVAICAVSSLLVLTLLLYTALRCSAPPTEGACGPGKPTLVCSSAVESWSYSQQRRHRVCSGEGPPKTDLMAFSPSLPPGLNTSEENEHPETNSDLSGNVSPNFKL, encoded by the coding sequence ATGCTGTTTTCCAGGCGAGGAGGCAAGGGAGCCCGGCGCCTGCTGCTCTCACTTCTGCTTCTCGCAGCCTGGAAGGCGGGGAGCGGCCAGGTCCATTACTCGGTTTCCGAGGAGGCCAAACACGGCACCTTCGTGGGCCGCATCGCGCAGgacctggggctggagctggcggAGCTGGTGCCGCGCCTGTTCCGGGTGGCGTCCAAAGGCCGCGGGGACCTTCTGGAGGTAAATCTGCAGAATGGCATTTTGTTTGTGAATTCTCGGATCGACCGGGAAGAGCTGTGCGGGCGGAGCCTGGAGTGCAGCATCCACCTGGAGGTGATCGTGGAGAGGCCGCTGCAGGTTTTCCATGTGGAGGTGGAAGTGAAGGACGTTAATGATAATCAACCAGTCTTCCGAGAGAGAGAACAAAGGTTCTTTATTCCTGAATCTAGACTGCTGGATTCACGTTTCCCGATAGAGGGCGCTGCTGATGCGGACATTGGTACCAATGCTCTTCTAACATACACCCTCAGCCCCAGTGATTATTTCTCTTTGGATGTACAGGCAAGTGATGAATTGAGTAAGTCACTTTCGCTTGAATTGAGGAAATCTTTGGACAGAGAAGAAACAGCAGAACTTCATTTATTATTGACAGCCACTGATGGGGGCAAACCAGAGCTGGAAGGTACAGTTCAACTGCTGATCACTGTGCTCGATGTTAATGATAACGCCCCATTGTTTTCTCAGGCCTTGTACAGAGTCCACTTATCAGAGACTACGGCAAAGGGAACATTAGTGACCATATTAAACGCCTCTGACGCTGACGAAGGTGTAAATGGggaaattgtcttttcctttggcAGTGATGTTCCTCTTAACGTTCAAAAAAACTTCAAAATTGATTCCAGCTCAGGAGAAATTAGGCTAATTGGTAGATTGGATTATGAAGAGACAAAATCCTACGAAATTCAGGTAAAAGCAGTTGATAAAGGAAGTCCTCCAATGTCAAATCACTGCAAGGTTTTAGTGAAAGTGCTGGATGTAAATGATAATGCTCCAGAACTGGCGGTCACCTCCCTGTCTTTGCCGGTCAGAGAGGACGCTCCTCTCAGCACCGTCGTAGCCTTCATGTCCGTGTCCGACCGTGATTCCGGTGCCAACGGGCAGGTGACCTGCACCCTGACGCCCCATGTCCCCTTCAAGCTGATGTCCACCTTCAAGAATTACTATTCTCTGGTGCTGGACAGCGCTTTGGACCGTGAGAGCACGGCGAACTACGAGGTGGTGGTGACCGCGCGGGACGGGGGCTCGCCTTCTCTGTCGGCCACCGCCAGCGTGTCCGTGGAGGTGGCCGACGTGAACGACAACGCGCCGGCGTTCGCGCAGCCCGAGTACACGGTGTTCGTGAAGGAGAACAACCCGCCCGGCTGCCACATCTTCACGGTGTCTGCGCGGGACGCGGACGCGCAGGAGAACGCGCGCGTGTCCTACTCGCTGGTGGAGCGGCGGGTGGGCGAGCGCGCGCTGTCGAGCTACGTGTCGGTGCACGCGGAGAGCGGCAAGGTGTACGCGCTGCAGCCGCTGGACCACGAGGAGCTGGAGCTGCTGCAGTTCCAGGTGAGCGCGCGCGACGCGGGCGTGCCGCCTCTGGGCAGCAACGTGACGCTGCAGGTGTTCGTGCTGGACGAGAACGACAACGCGCCCGCGCTGCTGCCGCCTggggcgggcggcgggggcggcgcggTGAGCGAGCTGGTGGCGCGGTCTGTGGGCACCGGCCACGTGGTGGCGAAGGTGCGCGCGGTGGACGCGGACTCGGGCTACAACGCGTGGCTGTCTTACGAACTGCAGCCGGCGGCGAGTAGGGCGCGCAGCCCGTTCCGCGTGGGGCTGTACACGGGCGAGATCAGCACGACTCGCGCCTTGGATGAGGCGGACTTGCCGCGCCAGCGCCTGCTGGTGCTGGTGAAGGACCACGGCGAGCCCGCGCTGACGGCCACGGCCACTGTGCTGCTGTCGCTGGTGGAGAGCCGCCAGGCGCTGAAGACCTCGTCGCGGTCGCCCGGAGGCGCCGCGAGCGCAGAGACAGCGCTGGTGGATGTCAACGTGTACCTGATCGTCGCCATCTGCGCTGTGTCCAGCCTGTTGGTGCTCACGCTGCTGCTGTACACGGCGCTGCGGTGCTCGGCGCCGCCCACCGAGGGCGCGTGCGGGCCGGGGAAGCCCACGCTGGTGTGCTCCAGCGCGGTGGAGAGCTGGTCGTATTCACAGCAGAGGCGGCATAGAGTGTGTTCCGGGGAGGGGCCGCCCAAGACCGACCTCATGGCCTTCAGTCCCAGCCTTCCTCCCGGTCTGAACACGTCGGAAGAAAATGAACATCCAGAAACAAATTCGGACCTTTCCGGTAATGTAAGTCCAAATTTCAAGctttag
- the LOC131406361 gene encoding LOW QUALITY PROTEIN: protocadherin alpha-2-like (The sequence of the model RefSeq protein was modified relative to this genomic sequence to represent the inferred CDS: inserted 2 bases in 1 codon; substituted 1 base at 1 genomic stop codon) encodes MVSSMRRGWKVGRLLLSLLFLAAWEVGSGQVHYSVSEEAKHGTFVGRIAQDLGLELAELVPRLFRVASKGLGDLLEVNLQNGILFVNSRIDREELCGGSLECSIHLEVIVDRPLQVFHVDVEVKDINDNPPIFPMAVKTIRFPESRLLDSRFPLERASDADIGVNALLSYKLSSSEFFFLDIQTTDEPSQSLSLVLRKSLDREETAEVNLLLVATDGGKPELTGTVQLLIKVLDVNDNEPTFDQSVYKVQLLENTANGALVVKLNPSDADEGSNSEIAYSFSSDVPSTIKTKFKIDPSSGEIRTKGQLDFEETKSYEIQVIAYDNGTPSMSGHCKISVKLVDINDNTPEVSITSLSLPIQEDAPLGAVMALITVSDRDSGANGQVTCTLTPYVPFKLVSTFKNYYSLVLDSALDRESVANYEVVVTARDGGSPSLSATASVSVEVADVNDNAPAFPQPEYTVFVKENNPPGCHIFTVSARDAGAQENARVSYSLVERRVGERALSSYVSVHAESGKVYALQPLDHEELELLQFQXPPLGSNVTLQVFVLDENDNAPALLPPGAGGGGGAVSELVARSVGAGHVVAKVRAVDADSGYNAWLSYELLPAAGGVRSPFRVGLYTGEISTTRALDEADAPRQRLLVLVKDHGEPALTATATVLLSLVESGQAPKASSRASVGSAGAEAVLVDVNVYLIIAICAVSSLLVLTLLLYTALRCSAPPATGACGPGKPMLACSSAVGSWSYSQQRRQKVCSGEGPPKTDLMAFSPSLPQGPGSVEERPQSSESEHLGKVSILIFSCQFWNYSVSFILXDSINYFDS; translated from the exons ATGGTGTCTTCTATGAGAAGGGGCTGGAAGGTCGGGCGTCTACTGCTCTCGCTTCTGTTCCTTGCAGCTTGGGAGGTGGGGAGCGGCCAGGTCCACTACTCCGTCTCCGAGGAGGCCAAACACGGCACCTTCGTGGGCCGCATCGCCCAGgacctggggctggagctggcggAGCTGGTGCCGCGCCTGTTCCGGGTGGCGTCCAAAGGCCTCGGGGACCTTCTGGAGGTAAATCTGCAGAATGGCATTTTGTTTGTGAATTCTCGGATCGACCGCGAGGAGCTGTGCGGGGGGAGCCTGGAGTGCAGCATCCATCTGGAGGTGATCGTGGACCGGCCACTGCAAGTTTTCCACGTGGATGTGGAGGTGAAGGACATTAATGACAACCCGCCGATATTTCCAATGGCAGTGAAGACTATCCGGTTTCCCGAATCGAGGCTGCTTGACTCGCGGTTTCCTCTAGAGCGAGCATCTGATGCAGATATCGGAGTAAACGCTCTTCTCTCCTACAAGCTCAGCTCCAGTGAGTTTTTCTTTCTAGACATACAGACAACTGATGAACCAAGccagtctttgtctcttgtcctgAGGAAATCTCTGGACAGAGAGGAAACTGCCGAGGTTAATTTGTTGCTGGTGGCTACTGATGGGGGCAAACCTGAGCTCACGGGCACTGTTCAATTGCTTATTAAGGTATTAGATGTTAATGACAACGAACCTACTTTTGACCAATCAGTTTACAAAGTACAATTGTTAGAGAACACCGCAAACGGAGCATTAGTGGTTAAACTAAATCCTTCTGATGCAGATGAAGGATCAAACAGCGAGATTGCGTATTCATTTAGTAGTGATGTGCCCTCCACTATAAAGACCAAGTTCAAAATAGACCCCAGCTCAGGGGAAATCAGAACTAAGGGACAATTAGATTTTGAAGAAACGAAATCTTATGAGATTCAAGTCATTGCTTATGACAATGGAACTCCATCAATGTCTGGGCACTGTAAAATTTCGGTAAAACTTGTGGACATCAATGATAACACACCAGAAGTCTCAATTACTTCTCTTTCACTTCCCATCCAAGAGGACGCTCCACTGGGCGCCGTCATGGCCCTCATCACAGTGTCCGACCGCGACTCTGGTGCCAATGGACAGGTGACCTGCACCCTGACTCCCTATGTCCCTTTCAAGCTGGTGTCCACCTTCAAGAATTACTATTCTTTGGTGCTGGACAGCGCCTTGGACCGCGAGAGTGTGGCTAACTATGAGGTGGTGGTGACAGCGCGGGACGGGGGCTCGCCTTCTCTGTCGGCCACCGCCAGCGTGTCCGTGGAGGTGGCCGACGTGAACGACAACGCGCCGGCGTTCCCACAGCCCGAGTACACGGTGTTCGTGAAGGAGAACAACCCGCCCGGCTGCCACATCTTCACGGTGTCTGCGCGGGACGCGGGCGCGCAGGAGAACGCGCGGGTGTCCTACTCGCTGGTGGAGCGGCGGGTGGGCGAGCGCGCGCTGTCGAGCTACGTGTCGGTGCACGCGGAGAGCGGCAAGGTGTACGCGCTGCAGCCGCTGGACCACGAGGAGCTGGAGCTGCTGCAGTTCCA GCCGCCTCTGGGCAGCAACGTGACGCTGCAGGTGTTCGTGCTGGACGAGAACGACAACGCGCCCGCGCTGCTGCCGCCTggggcgggcggcgggggcggcgcggTGAGCGAGCTGGTGGCGCGGTCGGTGGGCGCGGGCCACGTGGTGGCAAAGGTGCGCGCGGTGGACGCAGACTCGGGCTACAACGCGTGGCTGTCTTACGAGCTGCTGCCAGCGGCGGGTGGCGTGCGCAGCCCGTTCCGCGTGGGGCTGTACACGGGCGAGATCAGCACGACTCGCGCCCTGGACGAGGCGGACGCGCCACGCCAGCGCCTGCTGGTGCTGGTGAAGGACCACGGCGAGCCCGCGCTGACGGCCACGGCCACTGTGCTGCTGTCGCTGGTGGAGAGCGGCCAGGCGCCGAAGGCCTCTTCGCGGGCGTCTGTAGGCTCTGCTGGAGCGGAGGCGGTGCTGGTGGATGTCAACGTGTACCTGATCATCGCCATCTGCGCTGTGTCCAGCCTGTTGGTGCTCACGCTGCTGCTGTACACGGCGCTGCGGTGCTCGGCGCCGCCCGCTACGGGCGCGTGCGGGCCAGGGAAGCCCATGCTGGCGTGTTCCAGCGCGGTGGGGAGCTGGTCTTACTCGCAGCAGAGGCGGCAGAAGGTGTGTTCTGGGGAGGGACCGCCCAAGACGGATCTCATGGCCTTCAGTCCCAGCCTTCCTCAAGGTCCAGGCTCCGTAGAAGAAAGACCACAATCCTCAGAATCAGAACACTTAGGAAAGgtgagtattttaattttttcctgtcaATTCTGGAAttattctgtttcctttattctttaagattctattaattattttgattCATAG
- the LOC131406357 gene encoding LOW QUALITY PROTEIN: protocadherin alpha-3-like (The sequence of the model RefSeq protein was modified relative to this genomic sequence to represent the inferred CDS: deleted 1 base in 1 codon) — MQEGPNIWKRLAMVFSWREGPGFRRLLFLLLLLALWEAGRGQVHYSVSEEAKHGTFVGRIAQDLGLELAELVPRLFRVASKGHGDLLEVNLQNGILFVNSRIDREELCGRSLECSIHLEVIVDRPLQVFHVEVEVRDINDNQPVFPMAVKNLFLYESRPPGSRIPLEGAADADIGVNSLLTYSLNSNEYFTLDVKSNDEEIKSLGLVLKKLLDREDTPEHHLIITAVDGGKPQLAGTTQLKITILDVNDNAPEFERTVYKVKLFENAPNGTLVVIVNASDLDEGINKGIVYSFNTDMSADTLSKFHLDPVNGYISVKGNIDFEETKLYEIQVEATDKGNPPMADHCTVLVEILDTNDNVPELVIKSLSLPVLEDAPLGTVIALISVSDRDSGANGHVTCTLTLHVPFKLVSTFKNYYSLVLDSALDRESVANYEVVVTARDGGSPSLSATASVSVEVADVNDNAPAFPQPEYTVFVKENNPPGCHIFTVSARDADAQENARVSYSLVERRVGERALSSYVSVHAESGKVYALQPLDHEELELLQFQVSARDAGVPPLGSNVTLQVFVLDENDNAPALLPPGAGGGGGAVSELVARSVGAGHVVAKVRAVDADSGYNAWLSYELRPAASGVRSPFRVGLYTGEISTTRALDEGDLPRQRLLVLVKDHGEPALTATATVLLSLVESGQAPKASSRALAGAAGTALVDVNVYLIIAICAVSSLLVLTLLLYTALRCSAPPIEGACGPGKPTLVCSSAVESWSYSQRRRQRVCSGEGPLKTDLMAFSPSLPPGPVSGGMEEQLDVGVDFSAKVSNFFSSFRKCLYFLFINVSTPLETF; from the exons ATGCAAGAGGGACCCAATATTTGGAAAAGGCTTGCAATGGTGTTTTCCTGGAGAGAAGGGCCAGGATTTCGGCGTCTTCTGTTTTTGCTTCTGCTCCTCGCGTTATGGGAGGCGGGGAGGGGCCAGGTCCATTACTCGGTTTCCGAGGAGGCCAAACACGGCACCTTCGTGGGCCGCATCGCGCAGgacctggggctggagctggcggAGCTGGTGCCGCGCCTGTTCCGGGTGGCGTCCAAAGGCCACGGGGACCTTCTGGAAGTAAATCTGCAGAATGGCATTTTGTTTGTGAATTCTCGGATCGACCGCGAGGAGCTGTGCGGGCGGAGCCTGGAGTGCAGCATCCACCTGGAGGTGATCGTGGACCGGCCGCTGCAGGTTTTCCatgtggaggtggaggtgagggaCATTAACGACAACCAGCCGGTTTTTCCAATGGCCGTAAAAAATCTGTTTCTTTACGAATCCCGGCCGCCTGGCTCTCGGATTCCGCTAGAGGGCGCAGCAGATGCAGATATCGGAGTAAATTCACTGTTGACCTACAGTCTTAACTCCAATGAATATTTTACCTTGGATGTTAAAAGTAATGATGAGGAAATTAAATCCCTTGGACTCGTGTTGAAAAAACTTTTAGATCGAGAGGACACTCCTGAGCATCACTTAATAATAACGGCAGTCGATGGTGGGAAACCACAGCTCGCTGGCACTACTCAACTAAAGATCACCATTCTAGATGTAAACGACAATGCCCCCGAGTTTGAGAGGACGGTCTACAAAGTCAAATTATTCGAAAATGCACCAAACGGTACCCTAGTAGTGATTGTTAACGCCTCTGATTTGGATGAAGGAATAAATAAGGGCATTGTATATTCTTTCAATACAGACATGTCAGCAGATACTCTGTCGAAATTCCACTTAGACCCGGTTAATGGATACATCAGTGTAAAGGGTAACATAGATTTCGAGGAAACTAAGTTATATGAAATCCAGGTAGAAGCGACAGATAAAGGAAATCCCCCAATGGCAGATCACTGCACGGTTCTAGTGGAAATTTTGGACACCAATGATAACGTACCTGAGTTGGTTATCAAATCACTATCGTTACCTGTATTAGAAGACGCTCCACTCGGCACCGTCATCGCTTTGATCAGCGTGTCCGACCGCGACTCTGGTGCTAATGGGCATGTGACTTGCACCCTGACTCTCCATGTTCCCTTCAAGCTGGTGTCCACCTTCAAGAATTACTATTCGCTGGTGCTGGATAGTGCCTTGGACCGCGAGAGTGTGGCAAACTACGAGGTGGTGGTGACCGCGCGGGACGGGGGCTCGCCTTCTCTGTCGGCCACCGCCAGCGTGTCCGTGGAGGTGGCCGACGTGAACGACAACGCGCCGGCGTTCCCGCAGCCCGAGTACACGGTGTTCGTGAAGGAGAACAACCCGCCTGGCTGCCACATCTTCACGGTGTCTGCGCGGGACGCGGACGCGCAGGAGAACGCGCGGGTGTCCTACTCGCTGGTGGAGCGGCGGGTGGGCGAGCGCGCGCTGTCGAGCTACGTGTCGGTGCACGCGGAGAGCGGCAAGGTGTACGCGCTGCAGCCGCTGGACCACGAGGAGCTGGAGCTGCTGCAGTTCCAGGTGAGCGCGCGCGACGCGGGCGTGCCGCCTCTGGGCAGCAACGTGACGCTGCAGGTGTTCGTGCTGGACGAGAACGACAACGCGCCCGCGCTGCTGCCGCCTggggcgggcggcgggggcggcgcggTGAGCGAGCTGGTGGCGCGGTCTGTGGGCGCGGGCCACGTGGTGGCGAAGGTGCGCGCGGTGGACGCGGACTCTGGCTACAACGCGTGGCTGTCTTACGAGCTGCGGCCGGCGGCGAGTGGCGTGCGCAGCCCGTTCCGCGTGGGGCTGTACACGGGCGAGATCAGCACGACTCGCGCCCTCGATGAGGGGGACTTGCCGCGCCAGCGCCTGCTGGTGTTGGTGAAGGACCACGGCGAGCCGGCGCTGACGGCCACGGCCACCGTGCTGCTGTCGCTGGTGGAGAGCGGCCAGGCGCCGAAGGCTTCGTCCCGGGCGTTGGCAGGCGCCGCGGGGACGGCCTTGGTGGATGTCAACGTGTACCTGATCATCGCCATCTGCGCTGTGTCCAGCCTGTTGGTGCTCACGCTGCTGCTGTACACGGCGCTGCGGTGCTCGGCGCCGCCCATCGAGGGCGCGTGCGGGCCGGGGAAGCCCACGCTGGTGTGCTCCAGCGCGGTGGAGAGCTGGTCGTATTCACAGCGGAGGAGGCAGAGGGTGTGCTCTGGGGAGGGGCCGCTCAAGACCGACCTCATGGCCTTCAGCCCCAGCCTTCCTCCGGGTCCCGTTAGCGGAGGTATGGAAGAGCAGCTGGATGTGGGTGTTGATTTTTCTGCCAAAGTGAGTaat tttttttcatcctttcgaaaatgtctttattttttgttcatcAATGTTTCTACTCCTTTGGAAACATTTTAA